Part of the Leishmania major strain Friedlin complete genome, chromosome 7 genome is shown below.
CGGTAGACCGGAGAGCGACTTCGCCAGTGGCTCATCGACGTTCGCTAGCCCCTGACACAGGCTGCGCAACCACTCATCACGAAAGGACTTTTCGTACATGAGGCGCGACTCCAGCACGAAGTGGGTGTGCCGGCGCGGCACATCCTGTCCAATGTGCCGCATCAGCAAGACGCCCTTGCAGCTCAGCATGGCTCTCGCACCTGCAAGCTTCGACGAGATACAGGTTCAACGGTGATTCCAGGAAGTCGAAAgcggaaaaggaaaaagagatGGTGAAAGTGCAAGTGGGAAGATAGCAGAAAAACAGAATGACCCGCGCAGAGGCACTTGATATTTCATTTCACTTCTCTACACAAAAGGCGGTCAGCGACATGACTATGACGACCAAGGCCGTCCGCAGCATGCAGACGGAGGGTGTTGCGCTCGGCAGTGCAAAACGCCGTGAGACAgtcctttttcttttttctttttccacCTCTTCACTGTGGGTTGCCCGCAATTCGTCCGCCCCGTTGTCACCGTCGAGAAACGAGCCATACTCCGCCCGCCATGCATTCCCGGCTCATTCCAGCAGCTCATCACTCGAACTCGTGTGTCATCCTCTGCGCGGCAACTGCCCTTTACGGGGAAACGGATGATGACACGGTCACAAGAAAGACACGGGAAGGAAGAACAATAATGAGAGTCGCGTTAGTGCTTAAAAGTTAACCACGGCAGTTGTTTGTGATACACAACGACTACTACTCACCCCAGCATGCACAATGAACGAGAAACACGCTTATACTGAGAGCTGGGACACTTGCACAACATGTAACAGCACCATCTCGACCGCTGGCGAGCCCTCTGCCACACAACCTCTCTTCATTATCGCGCTGTTGCAATGTACCGCTCTCTGattcggtgtgtgtgcgtgtgtatcaGTAGTTGCGGAAACAGGAACAAAGGGCAGATGCCGAGCGGTATGGTTATAAGAGACGCCGGCCCGTGTCAGGCCGTGCTTCCCCCTACGGCCGCAACACCTCATCACACATCTCCACCGCAATCCGCTTGTAGGAGTCATCTGCGGTCATTCCGATATTGTAGGACTCCTCAGAGAGCTGAATCACGCGGTTGGTGGCCATGGCGATAAAAGTACTTGCCAGTTCCCTTTCCGTTTTCGCAGTTGGAAGGCGCTTGCTCTGGCACATGGCTGCTCGCGACGCACTCGCAGAGGCGGCGTAGAGCAAGGACGCTGCCTCACCAAGGCGGTTAATGATGAGCTGTTGTTGAGGCACCTGTGAGCCATTACGGACAAAGGTGGCCTCCACAGCGTTACCAAAGGCAACCACAGCAGAATCGATGGCGGAGCAGTCGAGCTCCCGCACTGGCACGCGATCCTTCATGCCCATCGACCGCATTGTCCGAAGCTGCACCATCTGCAACGTAGACGTGCGCTGAAAAACAAGGCCGTAGTCTTCAACTCCGCAGCAGACGGCGGATGAGTAGAGAAAATCTGTGGACTCCATCATGGACAACAGAAGACGCGCGTTTGCAAAGCACTTTTCCAGCACCTCGCTCATGGGGGTTGCTGTCGACAGAATGCTGAGCCACTCATTCGTGCTGCTCTGCACGAATACACTAACTAGAGCCGCCTCCAACAAGCTGTCTTCGGTGGGCAAATCTAGGTTGGCAGTTAGAGCGTAAAGAGAGGACTCCATGGCATACATGATGCATGCGCACGACGCAACCGTGTCAGTAGCCCATTGTTCCGGTACACTGTCCCGCAGCTCTTGCACGACCCGCTTCGAAATGCCGAGAAGCGTGGCCGCGTAGACGTACTGCTCAGTGAACAACGTGATCATGCGATCCTTGAACCCTTCCCCAACTACGCCAACTACGTCAGCAGCGGGAGTGTCTTCAAAGCTAACGGTTCCCCCATTCACGCTCACCCCTTTTGCGCTCTTCTCCAAGACAAAGAAGGTGTTCCGCGAAACCTCCATCGGccccgcctccgtcgcggtCTGAGTCAGCGCCTTGGCCAGTACCAGATAGTGCGTCGCACCCTCAGCGAACTCGCATCGTTTGCACCCTGTGAGTACGTACCTGCCGTCACTTGTGAGCGTAGCCTTGGCAGTGTTCATGCTAATGTCGTTGCCACACCCCTCCCGCGTGGCCCATCCCATCATGACCTTGCCATCGGACATCCCAGTAAGATACTTCCCTTTCACTTCCTTCGATCCTACGGTGGACAGCAAATAAGACGCGAAGCCACAGTGCTGAatcgtctgcagcagcttgcTGTCGCCGTTGGTGCCTACCTCCTCACAGACGAGAGCGTGCGCTGTGTGCCCTAGCCCCAGTCCGCCGTACTCAGTGGCGATTCGAGCGCCTGCGAGATTCAGGTCCTTGTCACTGCTACGGATCTGCTCAATGAGCACCTGCACAGTTTCGGACTCGTCGCTGTCCAGCTGCCGGGAGGGATACGGGAAGAGCTCTTCGGGAACGACACGAGAGTTGAAAAGACCAGCCGCGTACGAGGCATGGCGCACGTACCGCCTTGGCGCTGAAGAAAACACGCGGCGCATTTGGTTCTGCAGAAGGTGACTGCAGGCCTTTGGTTCCAGCTTTCAGTCACAGGCACCCGTAGATCACATTTTTTTGTGTCACAGAAGGCAAACACTCAGCATGGGGAAGGtgagaggaaaaaaaaaaaacgttgTCGACCGAACGAAGAGAGTCGGAACATCTTAACATCGATGTTCTGTGCTTACGGAGGGTTGAGTAAGCGAGCTACAATGCATCGACGCCGTAAAAGCTTTGAGGCGCTCAAGGGCCAGCTCCCGGCGCTCTTCGACCCTCTGAGATAAACCATATACTAACGTGAAAATGGGCAGACATCGAAGCCAGCGGAGAACAACGAAGAAAAAAGCATCTGCTGTGTTGTCTCCCTGCAGCCTGCTGTCCGCGGGCGAGTCCTATTTTCTTTATTTCCAGTTTTATGCGTCTTAGACGAGTCTTAAGAGGGAAAGAAGAGTTGGTTTCCTAAACTGTGTACGCCTACTGCTCCTCGACAACAGCCAAGCTCATCAAACCGGTACAGCACGTCAACGTTCCTCCTCGTTTTCCGTATGCCCGGCAGGGACGTCAGACATGCTGAACGCAACCGTAGTCCATTTCGGGAATACTCGCTTGAATAGATCCATGCACACAACATCATGCTGCATAATCTGGTCGTTGAGAACAGCCTTGAAAAGTCCATGAGTGCCAACGGGTTTGGTTATCTTGCCACGGCGGCCGAACTTGGTGTAAAGGTCGACCGGCTGAAACCACTTGATATCTTCGTCATTGAAGAACATGTACTTGACAACGACCTGCTTTTTGTGAATCACCGCCACGCGGCCACTGAGAACAGCGCGCTTCAGCAGAAGAGTTTCAGGGTTGGGAGGAAGGCTACCGCCAAAGCATGCTAGTCGCAGAGGATTTCCCTCTGCCTGCTCCTCAAGTGA
Proteins encoded:
- a CDS encoding putative acyl-CoA dehydrogenase, mitochondrial precursor, translated to MRRVFSSAPRRYVRHASYAAGLFNSRVVPEELFPYPSRQLDSDESETVQVLIEQIRSSDKDLNLAGARIATEYGGLGLGHTAHALVCEEVGTNGDSKLLQTIQHCGFASYLLSTVGSKEVKGKYLTGMSDGKVMMGWATREGCGNDISMNTAKATLTSDGRYVLTGCKRCEFAEGATHYLVLAKALTQTATEAGPMEVSRNTFFVLEKSAKGVSVNGGTVSFEDTPAADVVGVVGEGFKDRMITLFTEQYVYAATLLGISKRVVQELRDSVPEQWATDTVASCACIMYAMESSLYALTANLDLPTEDSLLEAALVSVFVQSSTNEWLSILSTATPMSEVLEKCFANARLLLSMMESTDFLYSSAVCCGVEDYGLVFQRTSTLQMVQLRTMRSMGMKDRVPVRELDCSAIDSAVVAFGNAVEATFVRNGSQVPQQQLIINRLGEAASLLYAASASASRAAMCQSKRLPTAKTERELASTFIAMATNRVIQLSEESYNIGMTADDSYKRIAVEMCDEVLRP